Proteins encoded in a region of the Anoxybacillus amylolyticus genome:
- the ftsY gene encoding signal recognition particle-docking protein FtsY, whose protein sequence is MNFFKKLKEKITQQTDAVTEKFKQGLSKTRDSFAGRVNDLIARYRKVDEEFFEELEEILIAADVGVTTVMDLIDELKMEVKRRNIQETKEMQAVISEKLVDIYKGGDDKPATLNMQENGLTVILFVGVNGVGKTTTIGKLAHKLKSEGKTVLLAAGDTFRAGAIEQLEVWGERVGVEVIKQSAGSDPAAVMYDAIQAAKARNVDVLLCDTAGRLQNKVNLMKELEKVKRVIEREIPGAPHEVLLVLDATTGQNAMSQAKIFKEATNVTGIVLTKLDGTAKGGIVLAIRNELNIPVKFVGLGEKMDDLQAFDPEQYVYGLFADLLEE, encoded by the coding sequence ATGAATTTTTTTAAAAAGCTAAAAGAGAAAATTACGCAGCAAACGGATGCAGTAACGGAAAAGTTTAAACAAGGGCTTTCGAAAACGCGCGATTCGTTTGCGGGGCGGGTAAATGATTTAATTGCCCGCTACCGGAAAGTCGATGAAGAGTTTTTTGAAGAATTGGAAGAAATTTTAATCGCTGCCGACGTCGGTGTGACGACGGTAATGGATTTAATTGACGAATTAAAGATGGAAGTAAAGCGTCGCAACATTCAAGAGACGAAAGAAATGCAGGCGGTCATTTCCGAGAAGCTTGTCGATATTTATAAAGGCGGCGATGACAAACCAGCGACATTAAATATGCAAGAAAACGGCTTGACGGTCATTTTATTCGTCGGCGTCAATGGGGTCGGGAAAACGACGACGATCGGAAAATTAGCGCATAAGTTGAAATCGGAAGGAAAAACGGTGCTCTTAGCGGCTGGCGATACGTTCCGTGCTGGGGCGATTGAGCAGCTCGAAGTATGGGGCGAGCGCGTCGGGGTGGAAGTGATTAAGCAGTCGGCTGGTTCTGACCCAGCAGCCGTTATGTATGACGCGATTCAAGCAGCGAAAGCGCGCAATGTCGATGTGTTGCTATGCGATACGGCTGGCCGTTTGCAAAATAAAGTAAACTTAATGAAAGAGCTAGAAAAAGTGAAACGCGTCATCGAACGCGAAATTCCGGGAGCGCCGCATGAAGTGCTGCTTGTGCTTGATGCAACGACTGGACAAAACGCAATGAGCCAAGCGAAAATTTTTAAAGAAGCGACGAACGTAACCGGCATCGTGCTCACGAAGCTTGATGGAACGGCGAAGGGTGGCATCGTTCTTGCGATTCGCAACGAGTTGAACATTCCAGTCAAATTCGTCGGCCTCGGCGAAAAAATGGACGACTTGCAAGCCTTCGATCCGGAGCAATACGTCTATGGATTGTTTGCGGATTTGCTGGAAGAGTAA
- a CDS encoding putative DNA-binding protein, producing the protein MLEKTTRMNYLYDFYQSLLTPKQRSYMSLYYLDDYSLGEIAEEYEVSRQAVYDNIKRTEAMLEEYEEKLSLFQKFQERQQLMKQLKQLAMQKYADDKELWQTIEALEKLE; encoded by the coding sequence ATGCTTGAGAAAACAACGCGAATGAACTATTTGTACGATTTTTACCAGTCGTTGTTAACCCCGAAGCAAAGAAGCTATATGTCGCTTTATTATTTAGACGATTACTCCCTCGGCGAAATTGCAGAAGAATACGAAGTAAGCCGCCAGGCCGTCTATGACAACATTAAACGGACGGAAGCGATGCTGGAGGAATATGAAGAAAAGCTGTCATTGTTCCAAAAGTTTCAAGAACGGCAACAGCTAATGAAGCAGCTGAAACAATTAGCGATGCAAAAATATGCCGATGACAAAGAATTATGGCAAACGATTGAAGCGTTGGAGAAACTAGAGTAG
- the ffh gene encoding signal recognition particle protein, giving the protein MAFEGLADRLQSVMNKIRGKGKVTEADVKEMMREVRLALLEADVNFKVVKDFVKRVSERAVGQEVLKSLTPGQQVIKVVKEELTALMGGEQSKIAVATRPPTVIMMVGLQGAGKTTTTGKLANLLRKKYNRKPLLVAADIYRPAAIKQLETLGKQLNLPVFSLGDKVSPIEIAKQAIAKAKEDHHDYVIIDTAGRLHIDEALMDELKQMKELTKPDEIFLVVDAMTGQDAVNVAQSFNEQLGLTGVILTKLDGDTRGGAALSIKAATNTPVKFVGMGEKMDALEPFHPERMASRILGMGDVLTLIEKAQAAVDEEKAKELEQKMRTMSFTFDDFLEQLGQVRKMGPLDEILKMLPGANKIKGLNNIQIDEKQIAHVEAIIRSMTKEEKANPEIINASRKKRIAKGSGTSVQEVNRLLKQFEEMKKMMKMMTTMTKGKKKGFKFPFM; this is encoded by the coding sequence ATGGCATTTGAAGGATTAGCCGACCGTCTGCAAAGCGTGATGAACAAAATCCGCGGCAAAGGAAAAGTAACAGAAGCCGATGTAAAAGAAATGATGCGGGAAGTTCGCCTCGCATTGTTGGAAGCGGACGTCAATTTTAAAGTGGTAAAAGATTTCGTCAAACGCGTCAGCGAGCGCGCTGTTGGTCAAGAAGTGCTAAAAAGCTTAACGCCAGGCCAGCAAGTCATTAAAGTCGTCAAAGAAGAACTGACGGCGCTCATGGGCGGGGAACAAAGCAAAATCGCCGTCGCCACCCGTCCGCCAACTGTCATTATGATGGTCGGTTTGCAAGGGGCCGGAAAAACGACGACGACAGGGAAATTAGCGAACTTATTGCGCAAAAAATATAACCGTAAGCCGCTGCTCGTCGCTGCCGACATTTACCGTCCGGCCGCAATCAAACAGCTTGAAACGCTTGGCAAACAGCTCAACCTCCCCGTCTTTTCGCTTGGCGACAAAGTTAGTCCGATTGAAATCGCCAAACAAGCGATTGCGAAAGCGAAAGAAGACCATCACGACTATGTCATCATCGACACCGCTGGGCGGCTTCATATTGATGAAGCGTTAATGGATGAACTGAAACAAATGAAAGAACTCACCAAACCAGACGAAATTTTCCTCGTCGTCGATGCGATGACTGGACAAGATGCCGTCAACGTCGCGCAAAGCTTTAACGAACAGCTCGGTTTAACCGGTGTCATTTTAACGAAACTAGACGGCGATACGCGCGGTGGGGCAGCGCTGTCGATTAAAGCGGCCACGAACACGCCAGTTAAATTCGTCGGAATGGGCGAAAAAATGGATGCCCTTGAGCCGTTTCATCCAGAGCGAATGGCTTCCCGCATTTTAGGCATGGGGGATGTGCTCACGCTCATCGAAAAAGCACAAGCGGCGGTCGATGAAGAAAAAGCGAAAGAACTCGAACAAAAAATGCGCACGATGTCGTTTACGTTCGACGACTTCCTCGAACAGCTCGGACAAGTGCGCAAAATGGGACCGTTGGACGAAATTTTGAAAATGCTTCCGGGCGCCAATAAAATTAAAGGCTTAAACAACATCCAAATCGACGAGAAACAAATTGCGCACGTCGAAGCAATTATTCGTTCGATGACAAAAGAAGAAAAAGCCAACCCAGAAATTATTAACGCGAGCCGAAAAAAGCGAATCGCCAAAGGAAGCGGTACATCCGTCCAAGAAGTGAACCGGCTGTTAAAACAATTTGAAGAAATGAAAAAAATGATGAAAATGATGACAACGATGACAAAAGGAAAGAAAAAAGGGTTTAAATTCCCGTTTATGTAG
- the rpsP gene encoding 30S ribosomal protein S16, with protein sequence MAVKIRLKRMGAKKSPFYRIVVADSRSPRDGRFIETIGTYNPVAEPAEVKINEELALKWLQNGAKPSDTVRNLLSKQGILEKFHNLKYGK encoded by the coding sequence ATGGCAGTAAAAATTCGTTTGAAACGCATGGGTGCGAAAAAATCACCTTTCTATCGTATTGTAGTAGCGGACTCTCGTTCACCGCGCGACGGTCGCTTTATCGAAACAATCGGTACGTACAACCCAGTGGCGGAGCCAGCAGAAGTGAAAATCAACGAAGAATTAGCGTTAAAATGGCTTCAAAATGGGGCAAAACCGTCTGATACGGTTCGCAACTTGCTTTCGAAACAAGGGATTTTAGAAAAATTCCACAACTTAAAATACGGCAAATAA
- a CDS encoding KH domain-containing protein, with protein MKPLIETIVRALVDYPDEVVVTETADEQTITYTLSVHEEDIGKVIGKQGRTIHAIRTVVYAAASDLPKRVIVQINDKG; from the coding sequence ATGAAGCCGCTAATTGAAACGATTGTACGGGCGCTTGTCGATTATCCAGACGAGGTTGTTGTTACGGAAACTGCGGATGAACAGACGATTACCTATACGTTATCCGTTCATGAAGAAGACATCGGAAAGGTAATCGGAAAGCAAGGGCGCACGATTCACGCGATTCGAACGGTAGTATATGCAGCGGCATCTGATCTGCCGAAGCGCGTTATCGTGCAAATTAATGACAAAGGGTGA
- a CDS encoding YlqD family protein, whose amino-acid sequence MKIIQTVEVKQILTEKSRAELHEKFSARKRKLQQECDQLRFEQKRLEKSAKYSPMILKQYFTKEIDDRLEKIKLLDFQLEQLHILPLGSELKEREVQALVDVRIGDRWDDIMHTRAIVIEDGMVKEIR is encoded by the coding sequence ATGAAAATTATCCAGACTGTTGAAGTGAAGCAAATTTTAACTGAAAAAAGCCGCGCAGAACTGCACGAAAAATTTTCTGCCCGCAAGCGAAAGCTACAGCAAGAATGCGACCAACTTCGTTTTGAACAAAAGCGCCTCGAAAAATCCGCCAAATATTCGCCGATGATTTTAAAACAATACTTCACGAAAGAAATCGACGATCGGCTCGAAAAAATCAAACTATTGGATTTTCAGCTCGAACAATTACACATCCTACCGTTAGGAAGCGAACTAAAAGAACGGGAAGTACAAGCGCTAGTCGACGTCCGAATCGGCGACCGTTGGGACGATATTATGCACACGCGCGCCATTGTCATTGAAGATGGCATGGTGAAAGAAATTCGCTGA
- the rimM gene encoding ribosome maturation factor RimM (Essential for efficient processing of 16S rRNA) produces MKWFHVGTIVNTHGIRGEVRVISKTDFADERYKIGNTLYLFMDNASQPIEVKVKSHRVHKSFDLLSFEGYDNINLVEKWKGGVLKVPESQLGKLGEGEFYFHEIIGCTVVTEDGETIGVVKEILTPGANDVWVVRRENGKDALIPYIADVVIDVNVDEKLITIRPMEGLLD; encoded by the coding sequence ATGAAATGGTTTCATGTCGGAACAATCGTGAATACGCATGGCATTCGCGGCGAAGTGCGCGTCATTTCCAAAACTGATTTCGCCGACGAGCGCTATAAAATCGGCAATACACTCTATCTTTTTATGGACAACGCTTCACAACCGATCGAAGTAAAAGTAAAAAGCCATCGCGTCCATAAATCGTTTGATTTATTATCATTTGAAGGATACGACAACATTAACCTCGTCGAAAAATGGAAAGGCGGCGTATTAAAAGTGCCAGAAAGCCAGCTTGGGAAACTTGGCGAAGGGGAATTTTATTTCCACGAAATTATCGGTTGTACCGTCGTCACCGAAGATGGCGAAACAATTGGCGTCGTGAAAGAAATTTTAACCCCAGGGGCAAACGACGTTTGGGTTGTCAGACGAGAAAATGGGAAAGACGCCTTAATCCCGTACATCGCGGACGTCGTTATCGACGTGAACGTGGATGAGAAACTAATTACGATTCGCCCAATGGAAGGACTGCTTGACTGA
- the trmD gene encoding tRNA (guanosine(37)-N1)-methyltransferase TrmD, translated as MKIDILTLFPNMFTGVLNESILKKAQEKQAVSINVVNFREFADNRHQTVDDYPYGGGAGMVLKPQPIFDAVAHLTKENDARIILLCPQGERYTQKKAEELAKESHLILICGHYEGYDERIREHLVTDEISIGDYVLTGGELGAMVIVDSVVRLLPGVLGNEASSVHDSFSSGLLEHPQYTRPADFRGLKVPEVLLSGNHRLIDEWRQKESLRRTFLRRPDLLAQSELTDKQKKWLEEFQKNER; from the coding sequence ATGAAAATTGACATTTTAACCTTGTTCCCGAATATGTTTACCGGGGTATTGAACGAATCGATTTTAAAAAAGGCGCAAGAAAAACAAGCCGTTTCGATTAACGTCGTCAATTTCCGCGAGTTTGCCGACAACAGACACCAAACGGTGGACGACTATCCGTACGGTGGTGGAGCAGGCATGGTATTAAAGCCACAGCCGATTTTTGACGCCGTTGCTCATTTAACAAAAGAAAACGATGCACGCATCATTTTACTTTGTCCGCAAGGGGAGCGTTACACGCAAAAAAAAGCAGAAGAATTGGCGAAAGAGTCGCACCTTATCCTCATTTGCGGACATTACGAAGGGTATGATGAGCGCATTCGCGAACATTTAGTGACTGATGAAATTTCGATTGGCGATTATGTGCTAACAGGTGGAGAATTAGGCGCGATGGTCATTGTTGATAGCGTCGTCCGCCTGTTGCCAGGCGTGCTCGGAAACGAAGCATCGTCGGTGCACGATTCGTTTAGCTCTGGATTATTGGAACACCCGCAATACACGCGTCCAGCCGATTTTCGCGGGCTCAAAGTGCCGGAAGTGCTCTTATCAGGCAATCACCGCTTAATCGACGAGTGGCGGCAAAAAGAATCATTACGGCGGACGTTTTTGCGCCGTCCTGATTTGTTAGCGCAATCCGAATTAACAGACAAGCAAAAAAAATGGCTCGAAGAATTTCAAAAAAACGAACGGTAA
- the rplS gene encoding 50S ribosomal protein L19: MHHLIQEITKEQLRTDLPDFRPGDTVRVHVKVVEGNRERIQVFEGVVIKRRGAGVSETFTVRKVSYGVGVERTFPVHTPKIAKLEVVRRGKVRRAKLYYLRQLRGKAARIKEIR, encoded by the coding sequence ATGCATCATTTAATTCAGGAAATCACAAAAGAGCAATTGCGAACAGATTTACCTGACTTCCGCCCTGGTGACACAGTGCGCGTTCACGTTAAAGTTGTCGAAGGAAACCGTGAACGGATTCAGGTATTCGAAGGCGTTGTGATTAAACGCCGCGGAGCAGGTGTAAGCGAAACATTTACAGTCCGTAAAGTGTCTTACGGCGTAGGTGTAGAGCGCACATTCCCAGTGCATACACCAAAAATCGCGAAACTAGAAGTTGTTCGCCGCGGTAAAGTACGTCGTGCAAAACTTTACTACTTGCGTCAACTTCGTGGGAAAGCTGCCCGCATCAAAGAAATTCGCTAA
- the lepB gene encoding signal peptidase I — translation MEKKKNETWEWLKAIVIAVLLAGGIRYFIFVPIIVDGLSMMPTLHDHDRMIVNKLAYKIGEPHRFDIIVFHAEEGKDYIKRVIGLPGDHIEYKNDTLYVNGKAYKEPYLDEYKKQLVDGPLTESFTLEEITGRKTVPKGYLFVMGDNRRFSKDSRHIGFIPMEKVVGKASIVYWPLSDARMMK, via the coding sequence ATGGAAAAGAAAAAAAACGAAACGTGGGAATGGCTAAAAGCGATCGTCATCGCTGTACTTCTTGCTGGCGGCATCCGCTATTTTATTTTTGTGCCGATTATTGTCGATGGACTATCGATGATGCCGACCCTTCATGATCATGACCGAATGATTGTCAACAAACTGGCATATAAAATTGGCGAACCGCACCGCTTTGATATTATCGTGTTTCATGCCGAAGAAGGGAAAGACTATATTAAGCGGGTCATCGGCTTGCCAGGTGATCATATCGAATATAAAAACGATACGTTGTACGTCAATGGAAAGGCGTATAAAGAGCCGTATTTAGATGAATATAAAAAACAGCTTGTTGACGGACCATTAACTGAATCGTTTACGCTCGAAGAAATAACCGGCAGAAAAACAGTGCCAAAAGGTTATTTATTCGTGATGGGCGACAATCGCCGCTTTAGCAAAGATAGCCGGCATATTGGCTTTATCCCAATGGAAAAAGTGGTAGGAAAAGCGAGCATTGTATATTGGCCGCTTTCGGATGCTCGCATGATGAAATAA
- the ylqF gene encoding ribosome biogenesis GTPase YlqF: protein MSAMTIQWFPGHMAKAKREVQEKLKLIDVVFELLDARIPLSSRNPMIDEILTNKPRIILLNKADMADEKVTSEWISFFAEQGMPAIAIDAQAGTGMKQIVAAAKEMTKEKFAKMAAKGIKNPRPMRALIVGIPNVGKSTLINRLAGKHIAKTGDKPGVTKAQQWIKVGKEMELLDTPGILWPKFEDEEVGLKLATTGAIKDTILNLQDVAVYALRFLAAHYPDRLKERYSLAAIPDDIVELFDAIGKRRGCLASGGAVDYDKVAELVLRDIRTEKLGRLSLEKP, encoded by the coding sequence GTGAGTGCAATGACCATTCAATGGTTTCCTGGCCATATGGCGAAAGCGAAACGCGAGGTGCAAGAAAAACTAAAGCTAATCGACGTCGTCTTTGAATTACTCGATGCGCGTATTCCGCTTTCTTCACGCAATCCGATGATTGACGAAATTTTAACAAACAAACCGCGTATTATTTTGCTTAATAAAGCCGATATGGCAGACGAAAAAGTAACAAGCGAGTGGATTTCGTTTTTTGCTGAACAAGGCATGCCCGCAATTGCTATCGACGCGCAAGCCGGAACAGGAATGAAACAAATCGTTGCCGCTGCGAAAGAGATGACGAAAGAAAAATTTGCGAAAATGGCGGCAAAAGGGATTAAAAATCCACGCCCGATGCGCGCATTAATCGTCGGTATCCCGAACGTCGGCAAATCGACGCTCATTAACCGGCTTGCCGGCAAACATATCGCTAAAACCGGCGATAAGCCTGGGGTGACAAAAGCACAACAATGGATTAAAGTCGGGAAAGAAATGGAGCTATTAGATACGCCAGGGATTTTATGGCCAAAGTTTGAAGACGAAGAAGTCGGTTTAAAATTGGCGACAACAGGAGCGATTAAAGATACGATTTTAAATTTGCAGGACGTAGCCGTGTACGCACTCCGCTTTTTAGCAGCGCACTATCCAGATCGGTTAAAAGAGCGATATTCGCTCGCCGCTATTCCAGACGATATCGTCGAGTTGTTTGATGCGATTGGCAAGCGCCGTGGCTGCCTTGCAAGCGGTGGAGCGGTCGATTACGACAAAGTTGCAGAACTTGTCCTTCGCGATATCCGAACCGAAAAGCTTGGTCGCCTCAGCTTGGAGAAACCGTAA
- a CDS encoding ribonuclease HII, with protein sequence MMKRTVKEIEQLLRTIDEQHPLFQEIALDDRKSVQKLLARFRKQKEHAEKERMQWQQMSQHEESLYAKGMTFIAGIDEAGRGPLAGPVVASAVILPPDVYLPGLNDSKKLSETKREALFEQIRASAISIGIGIVSAKEIDELNIYQAAKKAMVKAVEQLFPQPDYLLIDAMELPLAIPQQSLIKGDANSVSIAAASVVAKVTRDAIMKQLGEQYPQYGFEKHMGYGTEHHLQAIRTYGVTEHHRRSFSPVKELL encoded by the coding sequence TTGATGAAACGAACGGTGAAAGAAATCGAACAACTATTGCGAACGATAGACGAACAGCATCCGCTTTTTCAAGAAATTGCTCTTGATGATCGGAAAAGTGTGCAAAAGCTGTTGGCTCGCTTTCGAAAACAAAAAGAACACGCTGAGAAAGAGCGCATGCAATGGCAACAAATGTCGCAACATGAGGAGTCGCTTTATGCTAAAGGGATGACGTTCATTGCCGGCATTGACGAAGCAGGGCGAGGTCCGCTTGCTGGTCCGGTTGTCGCCAGTGCCGTCATCTTGCCACCTGATGTGTATTTGCCGGGCTTAAACGACTCAAAAAAGCTATCAGAGACTAAACGGGAAGCGCTATTTGAACAAATTCGAGCATCCGCTATTTCTATCGGTATCGGCATTGTGTCAGCGAAAGAAATTGATGAACTTAATATTTATCAAGCAGCGAAAAAGGCGATGGTGAAAGCGGTCGAGCAGCTCTTTCCGCAGCCGGATTATTTGTTAATTGACGCGATGGAACTTCCGCTTGCCATCCCGCAGCAAAGCCTTATTAAAGGGGATGCAAATAGCGTTTCCATTGCGGCCGCTTCCGTTGTGGCGAAAGTAACGCGTGATGCCATCATGAAACAGCTTGGCGAGCAATATCCGCAATACGGGTTTGAGAAACATATGGGCTATGGGACGGAACATCATTTACAAGCGATTCGCACATACGGAGTTACTGAACACCACCGCCGCTCGTTTTCACCGGTGAAAGAACTACTGTAA